The region TTTATCACCACATGAGGTGAGAATAAAAAGACCTATAAATAGTATGCTTAATTTTTTCATGATATATAATTCTGTGGTGATTTTATTTTTGATTGATAAATTCAGGGGTGTTCAAAATGGTTTCTAGATTTGCTTTTTCAGAAATCACTTGATACATACTCTGTAAATAAGTTGCCTGTGTGCTGTACAATTGTGTTTGTGCTTGTCTCAAATCAAAGCTGGAAGAAATCCCTTCTCTAAATTTAATTTGGTTCTTGTTTTCAATACGCTCTGCTAGTCTTAAGTTATCCTTACTGGTGCTGTAATTATCTATAGCAGTCTGATAATTGTTAAGAGACCTCTGGTAACTCAATCGTATTTCTTCTCTGGTGCGATCTAGATCGGTAAGAGCTTGATCCCAGGCAATTTTTGTACGATCTTGAGCTGCTTTTCTACCTAGCGAACTAAAAATAGGGAGATTGATGCTCAAACCTGCAATAGAATTGTCAAACCAAAGCTGGTTGTTGTTAAAAAACACAAAATTATTGTTAGCTGTTAAGGTTCCATAATTTATAAAACCACTTACAGTAGGTAAGCTTTTTGCTCTTTCTAGTTTATATTCTAATTTACGTTGTTGAGTAAAATTATAAGCGATTTGATAATCCACAGATAGTTCTAAATCTAGCGCCTCATTACTGAAAGAAGGATTTATATTTTTAATAGCAAGTGACTCAAGATTATCTTTTAAAGTAATTACTGCTTTAAGCTCTATACCTAACGCTAGTTTTAACATATCTAATGCTATTTCTTTTTGTCTTATCGCGCTATTTAATTGATTGTTAAGTTGTGAAAGAGTTATTTGGAGCTGCTCAACATCTTCTTCCTCAGCAAGTCCATTTTCAAAAACTTTAGTTGTTTCATTCAGACTTTCTTGAACATTATTGCGGTTTTTAGTCAGGATATTTATGTTTTCCTGAGTGAGCAATACCCCACCATAAGCATTAATAATTCCTTTTCTCACTTCTAGCTTTGTCTTATTATTTGCGTTTTCTGAAAAATCGATAAATGTAGATGAGGCTTCTAATGCTACAATATAAGAACCATCAAAAATAAGTTGAGACAGTGTTGCCGTTAGGCTCATGTTTTGTCTAGGGCCAAAAATGCCAGGAACAAATTCACCTTCTGGTCCACCACTAAAGGATGCTGGTAAGAAGGAAACAGGTTGTATCAATTGATTTTGATAATTAAGGCCACCGTTAATTTGTGGCAAACCAGCCGCAGTAGTTTCCCATTTTTGCTTAAGTGCTTTAGCAATGTCTCTTTTTGCATTAATGGCTTGGTAGTTATGTTCTAGCCCATGGTTTATCGCTTCTTCTAAGGAAAAGCTGTAAGAGTCCTGGTTTGGGGTTTGTTGTGGGTACGCTTTCGCGAAAGCGAGAACACTAAAAACCCAAACATATATAAATTTATAGTTCATTTAATTGTGGTTTGTGTTGGTTATTTTGTTTAAAATTTTACGCCCTTGCGGAGTAACAATACCTCTAAGGTGGTATTCTAAATACTGGTTATAAAGCTCATTTACAGGAAAATTCTGTGTAGGAAAAACTTGGAGGTTTTTGATTCCTTGAAGACCTATAAAATAGATGCGTGCAATAAAATTTGCATCTATGTTATTTCTATAAAGTCCTTTCTCTATTCCTTTAGAAACATTTTTCTTAATACAGTTATCCATGAAGTCAAATTGAATCTGAGTTACTTCCTTATGGACTTCTGGGTAATATTTTTGAAGTTGATAAATAGGAGAAGTGTCATCACCTTTGAGATGCTCCATCACAAATCTCTTTATGGTATAGAGTTCTTCAATCGCATTTTCTGTTTCTCCATCAATAATGTGATCCACACCGTTACAAATATGGTCGCACAAGTGAACAGAAGACTCTTTTACCAGCTCTCCTTTATTCTTAAAGTGCGTGTACAAGGTCTTTTTACTCATCCCTAATTTTGCTGCGATCTCATCCATAGTAACACTTTTAAACCCTAAGGTTAGGAATAGATCTAGGGAAGTCGCTATAATTTGTGCTTTGATATCAGTCATTTACATTAAAAAGAGTGCAAATATACTCTAAGGAAACTATAGAAACTTTAAAAGTTTCCAAAGTTTTACAATAATTTAACAAGACATTCTCTTTTTCCTATAGCAATGAGCTCTTCATGAAGTATTTTTACCAGATGAATGCGATAGACCAACTTAGAATTATATTTTTAGATCACCTTAATAACAGGATTGCAGAAAAGGAACCTGCGGGATTGTACGATCCAGTTCATTATATTCTAGAGTTAGGCGGGAAACGATTAAGGCCTTTACTGACATTGATGAGTGCAAAAATGTATGGTGCCTCCGTTAAAGATGCCTTGGATGCAGGAGTAGCTGTCGAGGTCTTTCATAATTTCACTTTGCTTCATGATGATATTATGGATGCAGCAGACCTGCGTCGGGGTAAAGAAACGGTTCATAAAAAATGGGATGTCAATACAGGAATACTTTCTGGAGATGTCATGTTGATAATGGCCTACCGTTTTTTGGAAGGCTATAACAAAGATCAATTTCACCAATTGACTAAAATCTTTTCTAGAACAGCGCTAGAAGTATGTGAAGGCCAGCAATATGATGTGGATTTTGAAACTCGAGTTGACGTTAGTATTTCAGAATATTTGTTGATGATCAAATTAAAAACATCGGTTCTTGTAGGTTGTGCACTTCAAATGGGTGCTATTATTGCTGGTGTAGATGAAGAAGAACAAGAGTTGATCTACAACTATGGGATTCATTTAGGACTTGCTTTTCAATTGATGGATGATTACCTCGATGCCTTCGGTGATCCAGAGACTTTTGGTAAAGAAGTAGGCGGAGATATCAGGGAAAATAAGAAGACTTATTTGTACCTGAAAAGTATAGAAGATGAGCATTGCGCTACCGAATTAAAGGAATGGTTTGCTCTTGATCATGAAAAAATGAATGAAGATCAGATTGAGGAGAAGAAAGAAATAGTAAAAGTATTTTTTGAAGAAAGCGGCGGGGCTGCAGCTACACTTGAAGCGATTAAATCGTATACAGATAAAGCACTAACTATTATTGATCAACTTTCTATTAGTGAAGACTACAAAAAAGAGTTGAGAGATTTCTCTATTGATTTGATGGACCGCGTGAGTTAGATATATACCAACTCCCTATTATAAGTACATTATGATAGAGGAATTGCAGGAAAGTCTTGTTTCTTTTCTCTCGACCTTATAGCGGTCTTTATTGAATAACCTAATGCGACCACTGATCATTTGTTGTTGCAAATTTCTCGTACTAAGGGATCAATGCCTTTAAATCATCTAGCGTATTTGCTTCTTCCATAGGTTTATCAGTTCGCCAGCGGACGATTCTAGGAAACCTTGTGGCTACTCCAGATTTGTGTCTTTTGCTAGGTGCTATTCCTTCAAAAGCAATTTCAAATACATGATGCGGTGTTACAGATCGCACGGGGCCGAATCGTTCCAAGGTGTTCTTCTTGATCCAAGCATCTATTTTTCGAAATTCGGCATCAGTAAGTCCAGAATAGGCTTTTGCAAAAGTAACCAGCTCTCCATCTTGCCAAAGTCCAAAAGTATAGTCGGTAAATAAATTAGCTCTTCTTCCGTGCCCTCGCATGGCATAAGTCAATACTGCATCAACCGAAAATGGATCTGTTTTCCATTTCCACCAGTCGCCTTTTTTACGTCCTACCAGATAGGGACTGTCTTTGCGTTTGATCATCAATCCTTCTGATCGTTTTTCTCTTGCCAAAGCCCGCTCTGTCGCCATTTCTTCCCAAGAGTCAAAAGTCATGGTTTCTGAAAGCAGCAATGGTGTTTTTTCCCCTTGTGACAATGACTCTTCTTTTTTGTGAAGATTTAAAACCAGCTCATCCAGTACCGCTCTGCGTTTTTCAAAGGGTTGTTCTCTCAAATCTTTTCCTTGCCATTCCAGTAAGTCGTACGCGACAATAACAACAGGAACATCTTGTAATAGTTTTTTACCTACTGTTTTACGACCTATTCTGGTTTGTAGGTCATTGAAATTCATGATTTCACCATCTTTAAATGGTAGGATCTCTCCATCGATCACAGTCCCATTAGGAATCACATCTAGGAACTTTTGAAATTCTGGATACTTATCGGTAACTAATTCTTCCCCACGGGACCACACAAAAATCTCGTTACTTCGTATAATTGTCTGTGACCTGATGCCGTCCCATTTGTGCTCTGCGTTCCATTGATTGATATTGTTTAGATCGCTAATTTCTCCTTCAATAGCATAAGCAAGGTAGAATGGATAAGGCTTGCCTCTCCTGGCCACTTCATTATCTTCATAAACCAACTCCTGAAAACTGGTGTTTTCTCCCGTCCAGTTTCCCATGAGTTTATGGGCGAGCACATCTTTATCAATTCCAGTAGCATTAGCTAATGCTCGGGTCATTAATTTTTGAGAAACACCTATCCTAAAACCACCAGTTAGTATTTTATTAAAAACAAATCGTTCGTAATAATTGAGTTGGAGCCAGTTTTTTTGCAGGTATTCTTTTTTTTCAAGCTCCCCCTTGGACCTTAGCGCTATAATTTCGCTAATGATTTGCGAAAGGCTTTTGTCGCTAGATTCGTTTGCTGTAGGAAGAATGAGCGCAATGGTTTCTGCCAGATCACCGACAATATGGTAGCTTTCTTCAAACAGCCACATGGGTACACCACTAATTTGTGTCGCCCATTCTCTCATCAAAGTGGTGTTAACGGGTCTTTTGGGGCGTCGGTGAGAAAGTATGGCAATGGTCCACAATTTATCTTCATCATTTGCGGTCTTAAAATACTCCGTAAGCGCAGCTACTTTGAGGTTGGTTTTATTAGTTCCGTCTATAGTACGGATGAGTTCTGCAAACTGTTTCATGGCGCTACGCTTGAAATTGAATTCGAACTTGAATTTGAACTCGAACTCGAACTTGATGTTTTCTCGCTTCGCTCGGAAACACTTTGCTCAGTTTCTGAACTTTCACTTTTTTCTTCAGCGCTTAATTCTGAGTTTTCTCCTTCATATTGTGTGCGCTCGCTTATGGCATTGAGTCCTTTTTCTTCTCTTAAGAACCGAGCAAAAATCTCTTGATAGCCGTGTGTCGTAATTACATTTTCACAGCCAGTGGCTGCTATGCTATCTAATAAACCGTCCCAGTCGCAATGATCAGAAAGGACAAAACCTTTATCGATGGCTCTTCTGCGTCGTGCACCTCTAAAAGTCATCCAACCGCTGGCACTTGCTGTGACATATGGAACCATTTTTTTCATCCAGGCACTTCCATGAGCACTGGGTGGTGCGATAACAATGTTGCCTGCAAGTTCTTCTTTGGTAGTTTCTTTGGTAATCAAATGAGTAGGAGGAAAGTTGATTTGTTGTCTTAAGACTTCCGTCATTTTATAGACGGCTCCATGACAGTAAATCTTCATTTGACTGGTGTCCAGATGTTTGATAATACGCTGTGCTTTCCCTAAAGAATAAGCAAATAGTACGGAGGTCTTCTTTTCTGCATGGTTTTGAGCACACCACAAGTTGATATCATCCATGACCAGTTGTTGAGAACGCCATTTAAAGGCGGGTAATCCAAAGGTGCATTCTGTAATAAAGGTATCGCATTTTACAGGTTCGTAAACGCTAGAAATACCGTCAGCTTCTGTTTTATAATCACCTGTAAAAACCCATACTTCTCCGCGGTGCTCGACGCGTATTTGTGAAGATCCTGGAATATGCCCAGCGGGGTGAAAAGAGAATTTCACATTGTTGATGGAAAAAACTTCGTTATAATTTACTCCCGACACATTGATATCGCCCAGTCGGTGCGTAATGATGGGAACGTTATCATTATGGGTAAGGTATTTTTTGTGTCCCCATCGGGAATGGTCTGCATGGCCATGTGTGATGAGTGCTTTAGCTACGGGTTTCCATGGATCCAGATAGACGCCTGCAGGCTTGCAATAAATTCCTTTTTTAGTGAATTGAAGTAATGGTTGACTCATGACATAAAATTAAATGACAGGAGCGGTATTCTATCTGGATTAAGAGAAGTTTATCATACTAATTTAAAGGCATAATGTCGCTTGTAATTTAAATCACAAAAAAGGACAATGGTATAAGGGCAAAGACGGTTTACTTCGACAGGTTGATGCTGTGATAAGTTCTGTGCAGGTACACTCAGCGCAACTCACTTTAAAGCTATAAAGTAAAGACTTTATCTTTTTGTGAGCCTATAACCTTTTCAGGGTTTGTAATAGGCTTACTTTTCTTCTGGATCCATATCAGCTTTGAGATCTTCTAGAAGTTTGTCATTACTTTGACGGAATTCATTGACTTTCCAGTTCATTTGAATAATTAATTCATCTAAGGCAAGGATGATGTTGTTGTATTTTTCTTCTAACTGAGAAGGAGTTTTTATACGGTATCCTAAGTAAGATTTATAGATGTGGAGTCTGGTTTTTAAAACTTTAATACGGGAGAAAATGGCTTGATCTTGGAATGCTTCTTCAGGATTTAAAAGCATGTTATTTACGTGATCTATTATTTTATTTGTTGCTCTGGCCGTATGATCATAATTCTCTAGTCCTGTAAGTAAGTCTTGAAAGGGTTCCCATTCTAGCGCTTTTTTCTGAGCATCTTTTAGGAGCGTTATTTTTGACGTGCTCAAATTCATAGCCGTATAATCTATTTGTTTTACGTTAGGCGCGTCTTCATTAGAAATGGGTTTGCAGGCTAGCAGTAATATAAAAAGCAGAAAAATAGAGAGTCGCATAGTCTTATAACGATGAATTGCAAATATGCTTATAATTAAAAGAATAAAAAAGCGACATTTTTTATCAGGCACTTTTGATTCTATTTTATAGGCAGAAAATTTAATAGGGTGTTATAGGCTAGCGGTGTTTGCATTTTCGCCCTGAGCGATATCAAGATAAAACTTTATTTTAAAATAATAGAATTGAGGTCGCACTAGTACAGACAAGGGGTGTTGTTACAAATATTAAAACTCTAATCAAACTAGCGATTATCCAAATAAGGTCTTCTTATCTTTGTTGGAAATAAACAGAAATGGCAACCAAAGTATTAGTAATAGGAGCTTGTGGACAGATAGGAACAGAGCTTACCATGCGATTAAGAGAGATCTATGGTGGTGAGCAGGTAATTGCTAGCGATATACGTGAAGGTAGTGAGGAAATTATGGCTTCTGGGCCTTTTGAATCGCTAGATGCGATGAATAAAAGTCAGATAGAAGATGTGTGCCTGCATTATCAAGTAAATGAAGTATATCTCATGGCAGCTATGTTAAGCGCTACGGGAGAGAAGTTTCCTAAAAAGGCTTGGAGCTTAAATATGGATTCTTTGATGCATGTGTTAGACCTTGCAAAGGAAGGAAAGATCGATAAATTATTTTGGCCGTCGAGTATAGCTGTTTTCGGACCTACTACTCCGAAGCATGACACGCCGCAACACACGATTATGGAGCCTACTACTGTTTATGGTATTAGCAAACAAACCGGAGAGCGATGGTGCGAGTATTACCATCAAAAATATGGTGTAGACGTAAGATCTATGAGGTATCCAGGGTTGATTTCATGGAAAACATTACCTGGCGGTGGAACGACAGATTACGCTATAGATATTTTTCACAAAGCAGTGGCAGGTGAAAATTACAATTGTTTTTTAAGTGAAAATACGGAGCTTCCTATGATGTATATGGAAGACGCGGTAAGAGCTACGGTAGAGATTATGCGTGCCCCTTCTGAAGAGATTATTGAGCGTTCTTCTTACAACCTTTCTGGCATGAGTTTTACACCACAAGATATTGCTAATGAGATTAATAAGCACGTACCAGACTTTTCTATCAGTTATGAGCCAGATTTCAGACAACAAATTGCAGATAGCTGGCCTAGTTCTATTGATGATGCCCCAGCCAGAAAAGACTGGAACTGGAAACATGAATACGGCCTTGATCAAATGGTGACTGAAATGTTATCTCATCTCAAATAAGTAAAGCAAACTGCAATTGCTATTCTTATATTTGCAAGAATAAAATTCAAGATTATGTCATTTTCAAGTTTATTTGTGTCTGGCGAAAGTGCCAGAAATAAAAGTCATTTTGCGACTTTAGTAACTATTGCCCAAGTTTCTGGAATTCATGAGGAAGAAGAGATTGTGCTAAATCGATTAAAGGTTGTTCTGGATATATCAGACGCTGATTATACTAATATTATAAAAAACCCAAAGGCCTACCCTGTGACGCCTCCTAACACTAGTGAAGAGCGTATACAATGGTTGCATGACCTTTTTAAAGTGGTATTTGCAGATCATCGTATGAACGAGATAGAGCATCACTTATTGAAAAAGTATGCTACGGCATTAGGTTACAATGATGAAGATGCAGCATATCTAGTGGAGCGTTCTATAGAGATATTTAACGGACACCTCAATTTAGAGGATTACAGATACTTATTGAATAAGAACAGATAGTTGAAGCCAACTTTTAAAGCTGAAGCCTTTTATAAATCGCGTTGTATCACTCGCTATTTATAAAAGGCTTTTTTTATGTTGTCTTTCTTTTAAAGGTCAGGCGCTAAATTGTATTGCTGCGCTAGTTGCAAAATTGAAGTTATCGAGGATATTTACTCATGAATTCTTCTGCTTTTGCAACCATATTTTTACTTCCGCAATAGAAGGGTACTCGTTGATGTAATTCTGTAGG is a window of Nonlabens sp. MB-3u-79 DNA encoding:
- a CDS encoding NAD-dependent epimerase/dehydratase family protein, which encodes MATKVLVIGACGQIGTELTMRLREIYGGEQVIASDIREGSEEIMASGPFESLDAMNKSQIEDVCLHYQVNEVYLMAAMLSATGEKFPKKAWSLNMDSLMHVLDLAKEGKIDKLFWPSSIAVFGPTTPKHDTPQHTIMEPTTVYGISKQTGERWCEYYHQKYGVDVRSMRYPGLISWKTLPGGGTTDYAIDIFHKAVAGENYNCFLSENTELPMMYMEDAVRATVEIMRAPSEEIIERSSYNLSGMSFTPQDIANEINKHVPDFSISYEPDFRQQIADSWPSSIDDAPARKDWNWKHEYGLDQMVTEMLSHLK
- a CDS encoding TolC family protein translates to MNYKFIYVWVFSVLAFAKAYPQQTPNQDSYSFSLEEAINHGLEHNYQAINAKRDIAKALKQKWETTAAGLPQINGGLNYQNQLIQPVSFLPASFSGGPEGEFVPGIFGPRQNMSLTATLSQLIFDGSYIVALEASSTFIDFSENANNKTKLEVRKGIINAYGGVLLTQENINILTKNRNNVQESLNETTKVFENGLAEEEDVEQLQITLSQLNNQLNSAIRQKEIALDMLKLALGIELKAVITLKDNLESLAIKNINPSFSNEALDLELSVDYQIAYNFTQQRKLEYKLERAKSLPTVSGFINYGTLTANNNFVFFNNNQLWFDNSIAGLSINLPIFSSLGRKAAQDRTKIAWDQALTDLDRTREEIRLSYQRSLNNYQTAIDNYSTSKDNLRLAERIENKNQIKFREGISSSFDLRQAQTQLYSTQATYLQSMYQVISEKANLETILNTPEFINQK
- a CDS encoding ATP-dependent DNA ligase; the encoded protein is MKQFAELIRTIDGTNKTNLKVAALTEYFKTANDEDKLWTIAILSHRRPKRPVNTTLMREWATQISGVPMWLFEESYHIVGDLAETIALILPTANESSDKSLSQIISEIIALRSKGELEKKEYLQKNWLQLNYYERFVFNKILTGGFRIGVSQKLMTRALANATGIDKDVLAHKLMGNWTGENTSFQELVYEDNEVARRGKPYPFYLAYAIEGEISDLNNINQWNAEHKWDGIRSQTIIRSNEIFVWSRGEELVTDKYPEFQKFLDVIPNGTVIDGEILPFKDGEIMNFNDLQTRIGRKTVGKKLLQDVPVVIVAYDLLEWQGKDLREQPFEKRRAVLDELVLNLHKKEESLSQGEKTPLLLSETMTFDSWEEMATERALAREKRSEGLMIKRKDSPYLVGRKKGDWWKWKTDPFSVDAVLTYAMRGHGRRANLFTDYTFGLWQDGELVTFAKAYSGLTDAEFRKIDAWIKKNTLERFGPVRSVTPHHVFEIAFEGIAPSKRHKSGVATRFPRIVRWRTDKPMEEANTLDDLKALIP
- a CDS encoding ligase-associated DNA damage response exonuclease; amino-acid sequence: MSQPLLQFTKKGIYCKPAGVYLDPWKPVAKALITHGHADHSRWGHKKYLTHNDNVPIITHRLGDINVSGVNYNEVFSINNVKFSFHPAGHIPGSSQIRVEHRGEVWVFTGDYKTEADGISSVYEPVKCDTFITECTFGLPAFKWRSQQLVMDDINLWCAQNHAEKKTSVLFAYSLGKAQRIIKHLDTSQMKIYCHGAVYKMTEVLRQQINFPPTHLITKETTKEELAGNIVIAPPSAHGSAWMKKMVPYVTASASGWMTFRGARRRRAIDKGFVLSDHCDWDGLLDSIAATGCENVITTHGYQEIFARFLREEKGLNAISERTQYEGENSELSAEEKSESSETEQSVSERSEKTSSSSSSSNSSSNSISSVAP
- a CDS encoding polyprenyl synthetase family protein — its product is MNAIDQLRIIFLDHLNNRIAEKEPAGLYDPVHYILELGGKRLRPLLTLMSAKMYGASVKDALDAGVAVEVFHNFTLLHDDIMDAADLRRGKETVHKKWDVNTGILSGDVMLIMAYRFLEGYNKDQFHQLTKIFSRTALEVCEGQQYDVDFETRVDVSISEYLLMIKLKTSVLVGCALQMGAIIAGVDEEEQELIYNYGIHLGLAFQLMDDYLDAFGDPETFGKEVGGDIRENKKTYLYLKSIEDEHCATELKEWFALDHEKMNEDQIEEKKEIVKVFFEESGGAAATLEAIKSYTDKALTIIDQLSISEDYKKELRDFSIDLMDRVS
- a CDS encoding TetR/AcrR family transcriptional regulator, producing MTDIKAQIIATSLDLFLTLGFKSVTMDEIAAKLGMSKKTLYTHFKNKGELVKESSVHLCDHICNGVDHIIDGETENAIEELYTIKRFVMEHLKGDDTSPIYQLQKYYPEVHKEVTQIQFDFMDNCIKKNVSKGIEKGLYRNNIDANFIARIYFIGLQGIKNLQVFPTQNFPVNELYNQYLEYHLRGIVTPQGRKILNKITNTNHN
- a CDS encoding TerB family tellurite resistance protein; amino-acid sequence: MSFSSLFVSGESARNKSHFATLVTIAQVSGIHEEEEIVLNRLKVVLDISDADYTNIIKNPKAYPVTPPNTSEERIQWLHDLFKVVFADHRMNEIEHHLLKKYATALGYNDEDAAYLVERSIEIFNGHLNLEDYRYLLNKNR